GGCCATGATGGCAGATCACAACAGTTTACAATTCCGTCCTGAGCGCCCCACCCACGAATGTGGAGTGTGTGGTATTTTTAACCATAAAGATTCTTCAAAACTGACTTATTTCGGCCTCTACGCCCTGCAGCACAGGGGCAGGAAAGTGCGGGTATTGTTACCTCTGATGGCAAAGATGTCAACATCCACAAGGATATGGGGCTTGTCCCCGAAGTATTTTCAGAAGAGATTCTCCAGGGGCTGAAGGGGCATATCTCCATCGGTCATGTCCGCTATTCAACCACGGGAGCGTCAAATGTCATCAATACTCAGCCACTCATGGTGATGCATAAGGGTACGACTCTTGCCGTGGCCCATAATGGCAATCTGGTCAACTCCATTCAACTGCGCTCAAGACTGGAGGAGCAGGGATCAATTTTTCAGACTACCATGGACAGCGAGGTTATTCTCCATCTCATGGCCAAGGCAAGTCAGTTCGGCCTGGAAAAAGCTCTGACCGAAACATTTTCCTCGCTGAAAGGTGCCTATTCCCTGCTGATGATGACCCAGGACACGATGATAGCGGTCCGTGATCCGGATGGTTTCAGGCCACTCTGCCTGGGTAAATTAAATAACGGCGGCTGGGTTGTTGCTTCCGAAACCTGCGCTCTTGATCTCATCGAGGCGGATTACGTCCGGGAAATTGAGCCGGGAGAAGTTCTTATCTTCCATAAGGACAAGATGCATTCCATTTTTCCCTGGCCCGGGCAGGACAGTCATTTCTGTATTTTCGAACAGGTCTATTTTGCCCGCCCCGATTCCGATATTTTCGGGATAAATGTCTACAAATCACGAAAACGGATGGGTGAGATTCTGGCCAGAGAGGCGCATATTGATGCAGATTTTGTCATGCCGTTTCCCGATTCGGGCAACTATGCAGCTATCGGTTACTCCCAGGCCTCCGGCATTCCACTGGAAATGGGGGTTATTAGAAATCATTATGTCGGGCGAACTTTTATCCAGCCGACACAGTCCATGCGGGATTTTAATGTCAAGGTGAAGCTCAACCCGGTGCGTTCCTTCTTAAAAGGAAAACGCGTAATTATTGTTGAAGATTCCATTATCAGGGGGACAACAGGGAAAAGCCGTGTCAGGGCTCTCAGGAAAGCGGGGGCAAAGGAAGTGCATATGGTTGTGAGTTGCCCGCCAACGCGCCATGCCTGTTATTACGGAATTGATTTTCCTTCTTCCACTCAGCTCATTGCCAACAAGAAAGAGGTGGAGGAAATTGCCGGGTACCTGGGACTCGATTCTCTGCATTATCTGAGTCTGGAGGGACTGGTGGAAGCGACGGGAATGGAAAAAAAGGGATTCTGCCTGGCCTGTTTTGACGGCATATATCCGGTTGAACCGGACAAATCCTTTCATAAGGATGCACTTGAAGGGTAGAAAAAGGGTAACAGGTTACAGGGTACCGGATTTTTCCACGATCAGCCTGACTTATGTATGACTAATATGATGCGCCAGGCTGTTTTAAAAAAAGGAAATCAGATCTTGGTGACGACGCAGTTTTTTCCGCTGTCTTTCGCCTCGTACATGGCTCTATCCGCCCGCTGGATCATTTCTTTTTCATCCTGTGTCCGGTCCAGATGCATGTTGCGTCTGCAGGCGACCAGGCCGATTGACAGTGTTGTTTTTCCGTAACTCTTCTCCACAAAACTGAGCAGGATACGTTGGACAATTTCTGTTCCCTGGTCAGGGCTTGCCTGGGGCAGGAGCAGGGCAAACTCATCTCCCCCAAGCCTGAAACACATATCAACCTTATCCCGGGTACATTCCATCAATATTTTCCCCAGTCCAATGAGCACCTCATCTCCCGCCTGGTGTCCATATTTATCGTTATATTCCTTAAAATTATCGATATCAAGAAGGGCGAGTATCAGGGGATAATTCTGACGATGTGCCCGCTCAACCTCATAAGAGAAGCGCTCGTTAAAGGATCTTCGGTTCTGCAGTCCTGTCAGGTCGTCGTGTCTGGACAATCTTTCCAGTTTACGGATCAGATTTCTTTCACGTACCGCTCTTGCCAGTTTGGCCTCCAACTCTGCCTGGTCGATCGGTTTTTTTATGAAATCAATCGCCCCCGCCTGGATAACCTTCGCGTAGCTCGCCTTTTCCGAAAATCCCGTGGAGATAATAACATCAGTATCCTTATGGTGTTTCTTTATATATGCCAGCAGTTCGAGACCATCCATTCCGGGCATGACTACGTCGGACAGAACCAGATCAATCGCTGTTGATTTCAGGACTTCTAGTGCTTCAATACCATCACCGGCAACGAGACAATGGTAACCCATGCTTCCGACGAGCACACTGAGGGTCATTCGGACCAGTTCGTCATCGTCGACGATGAGAATTACGATTTTTTCTTTCTTTTCTTCCATATATTTTCATTAAAAATACTGAATATCAATTGTACACATTGAATAATCTCAGCTGAACCAGTATGGCTGAATTTAATGGCTCAGCTGCAACAAAGTAATGGAAATCTGATTGCGGCAAACGACCTTTGGCAGCTGAATTTTCAAATAAAACTCTAACTGCAAATGTCAAGAAAGTCCAGATCACACTTTTTTTTCATGACATGTTCAGGAAAAAATTGCCAGAGAGCCCTTAATAACTGAAATAATTTTTCAATTTGTTAGTATCTGCACGATAAGAATGATAGAATGGAAAAAGGATACTTGATTACGCACGAAACTCAACCTGGTTTTTATGAACCTGGAGAAATGCGGGTTATCAGGTGTATTTTCAATCCGAACGTGTTTCATGGGTCTTCAGAAGAGGATATAACAGATTCGGTATATGGTCAGCCGGTAATGAATAATAAATATATCACAAAGATTTTTGAGGGGGATACAGCGGAAATCCACTTAATGAAATACTCTTCCTCGCGTCAATAATTTCTCCTGCCGTCGATAATGCTCTTATCCGGGACATGGACAGGGATCTGTCCTCGTTCTTTTCAGGAACACACCCCCTGTTCAAGAAAAACACACTGAAATATCACGATCTTCGTCATAGCAAGATGGTGGTCCTGGCTACGATCCGGCTGTTTCATGGCCTGCACTGCAATAACATACCTGTCAACAATGATACGCTGACAAAAGGGCTGCTCAGTGCCTATTTTCATGATACAGGTATGTTACTGCAGGAGGGGGAGAAGGCAAAGTCCGGAGCGGAGTATATGGCCAACCACGAACGGCGTTCTGTCTATTTTCTTGAACAGTACAGCATACTGAAAAATCTGGACAGAAAGATCGTGAAAGATTGTGCGGCCATTATTCAGTACACTGATCTCTCGGTCGATCCAGGAGCCTTTTCACACCATTCTGAGGAAGTAAACCTTGCAGGACGGGTTGTCGGAACAGCTGACATACTGGCCCAGATGGCCGATCGTTATTACCTTGAGGCGCTGCCGATCCTTTATCGTGAAATTAAAAAAGGAGGAACCGGCAATTTTGTGTCAGCGCTGGATCTGATGCAGCATACAATGAATTTTTACCACAATATTGCCCTGAAACGATTGCAGATCACCTTTGCTGACACTTCAAGATCGATGCAGGTGCATTTTCGTGAAAGATACTCCATCGACCGCAACCTCTATACAGAGTATGTCAATAAAAATATGCAATATCTCAATAAGATATTGCAGTATTGTCAAGCTGATACCGGCTGTATTGAGCAGTATCTCAGAAGAAAGCCACCGGCTGGCTGATCAGATAACTGTACAATTGATACTATGATGGACTCGTAAAAACTCCGATCTACTGCGTTGTGGGGTGATCGTGTAATGCTCGACGTACCATATGTACGCCTGCGCTTACACGACACCGCCACGCCTTGTATATCGAAGTTTTTCCAGAGTCCATCTGAGAACGTTGAACGACTTTTTACGAGATCATCATACTATGGATTCAGGTGAAGAATCTTATTTTGTCCGTGGATCTTTTCCTGTCTCGAACATTTCAAACAGATCGTAAAACAACTTGGTGACAGTGCTGAAGTGAGTTGTTGATCCCGAAGAGGCATAGGCTCTTGTCAGCTCCATGGCCTTGGCTATGGATTCCTGACTTTCCAGGTTATTGGGGTCTTTCATGGCGGCAACCAGCTTTTTTCCTATATCATCCGGCATAATTTATTCAATTTTCAGCTGTTATTTTTTCGACTGCAGACGGTAAGCACTTTCCTGTTAAGGTTTTCAAGAAATTTTGAAAGTTTCTTTTCCGCACTCTTAATTACATTTGTAATTTTAACATCATCCAGAGCACCGACGACTGTCCCACAGTTAACACATTGGATCAGGCAAAACTTATGGCCTTTTGGAGTTGTGACATGGACAGCCTCAAACTCATGATGCTCACAAGCAGGACATTTTGATCTGGCCATAACAACACCTCTCGATAGAATTTGTTACTGTTCGGTGTGTAGCATACAATAACGGGAAAACACCAGCTGTTCAAGAAACTCTTGCAGAGCGGGTACAACCCGAGGCAATATTATAATCACTCTACCGAGAAGTGTTATGAATTATTCTTCATTTTACCTCAAACTTCCACTTGAGAAAATGTAAATCAGTAAATTTGTCAAATACAGGAATGGAATTATCCGTCTTGTTGTATCTGGTCACAGGATTTGTAACCCTGTGTTTTCCTTTATCTTAACCTTGTAAATGATCAGGGGTGCCGTAGATTCATGCAGGCGCGACTGGCTGCTATAGCCCACTATGCGGGCAGTCGCGACCGTGCGAATATGCGGTGCCCCTGACACTTACGTCTTGTTTTGTTGGTCTCGTAAGATAAGTCAACCAGATATCATTGGTACAGACAGGCGATATATCCCGGCTGAATTCTACTGTTTTCATACCAAGCCGGGTGAAAACAGTTTCAAGATTATGCGATTCCCAGAGAGTGAAAACCCGACCATCCCGGGCTGTACTCCGTCCACAACCTTCCTTCAGGGTAATCAACAGGAGGCCATCGGGTTTCAATCCCTTTTGTAACTTATCAAGAACCTTTGGGAGTTCATGGGGGTGCAGGTGGACCAGGGATGCAATAAGAAGCATGGCATCAAAAGCCAACCGGGAAAAATCATGATCATGAAAATCCCCCTCAATAACGGGACATCCGGAATTCTCCCGGGCCAGCCGGGCAAGACCTGGAGATCGTTCAAACCCTGTTACAGAATACCCCCTGCGGCTGAGCCAGCACAGATCACGGCCAGAGCCGCAACCAACATCCAGAATAGTCGCTCTTTCAGGCAGATGTTCGGTTAAATGGGAGAGAAAAGAAGAAGGATCGATCATAAAGGTTCGATCATGGTATTCCTGAAAGTGCTCTGTGTAATAATTTGAATACAATACCATGATGATCTCGTAAAAAGTCGTTCAACGTTCTCAGATGGACTCTGGAAAAACTTCGATATACAAGGCGTGGTGGTGTCGTGTAAGCGCAGGCGTACATAGAGTACGTCGAGCATTACACGATCACCCCACAACGCAGTAGATCGGAGTTTTTACGAGTCCATCAAACCATTATCCTTCAGATAACTCCTATGGCAGGGGTTCCGGAGTATAGGCAACAGCAGCCTCTTCCGACGTGTATCTCTTCAGATCCCTGTCTGCACGCACATCGTCAATCCAGTCTGGATTTAAAAGCAGTGATTTTCCTACGAGAATTATATCGGCATCGTCGAGGGCGTTTTCAGCACTTGCTCTGTCATGGATACCACCGCAGATCAACAGGGGCAGATCAGTCATTTCCCTTGTCAGTCGGGCCATGTTTCGGTCGGTGCCGAAAGCAGGCTGATTATATTCATACGTGGAAACGGAGATGGCGTCAACAGGTTCCAGGGAGAGCAGACTGATGGTTTTCTGGTAATCTTCCTTTGATTCAAAGAGAGAAACATCCATGTCCGCAATTCCCCAGTTGGAAACCCTGACCATCAGTAACCGGTTCTTCGGTATAACTTTGCTGACAGCCTGTATGACTTCATGGAAAAAACGAAACCGGTTCTCTGTTGACCCCCCATATTCATCGTCCCGCCCGTTGGAATACCATGACAGGAACTGACTGATCAGGTAGCCGTGGGCACCGTGGATTTCCACACCATCAAATCCAGCCTCGATTGCTCCTCTGGCCGTTTCCACGAAACCCGAAATAACATGACTGATATCAAATCTGCTCATCATTTCCGGTACAGGATAGGGAGATTGGGTCAGTGGATTATCCTGGGTGGGCGCTATCCCACTCGGGGCAACAGTGCGACCAGCCGGATTCACTTCGGGCCATGACATACGGCCACAATGAAACATCTGTAGAATTGCGATTGCACCTTCCTGCTGAATTTTACGGACAACCGGTTTCCATGCATCAATCTGTTTCTGTGTCACAATTCTGGCTTGCCCGGGGTACCCCTGGGCACTTTCGTAATCAGTGAGAATAGCTTCCGTATAGATAATGGCAGCCCCATTTTTTGCCCTTCGCACCAGAAACTCAAAAACATCCTGCCTGGGAATCCCGTCTGTGGAAGCAGACATTCTTGTCATGGGGGCCACTCCTGTACGGTTTTTCAAGGTGAAATTTTTTATCTTAAACGGTGAAAAAATTTTATCACTTTCCATATTGGTTCTCCTTTGACCTAAATCCTGCAATTGGCAAGTTTACCCAGAGATGCGAGGCATCAAGGGCGCAGACGTATTATTATACTTCAAGCCCTTGATAACGAAGCAGATTCGGTAAAATTTCCAATCCCGCAGGGCAAGGGAATAAAGAAAAGTGCAGGATTTAGGTTTGATTTCATCTGGTCTGTATTGGCCGGATCAATCCAGACAACCGCAAAATGTCTGGCTGAGTTTCATTTGCTGTACTCAAATAGTTTTTAAAACTTCCACTATATCAGCCGGCTCCAGTCTTTGTGTGTGATCAATATCGACAAAATGGTAGACTATTTTGCCTTCAGTATCGATGATGTAGGTCGCTGGTATGGGGATCCTGAACTGATCGTCACCATTGTGTTTTGGAATATCGATGCCCATTTTCATATAGATGGGGCGCAGTATTTCAGGGAGTTCCAGAACAAGACCGAACTGTTCGGCAACCTTGTTTCCCTGGTCGGAAAGAACATCAAAGGTCAGTTCGTTTTTTTTCCTCGTGGAAAGAGAAAAATCCGGCATTTCGGGAGAGATGGCCACAAGCTTTGCCCCTGCCTCGTATATTTCCGGAAGAGATTTTTGTAGAGCGTACAGCTCCAGGTTGCAGTATGGTCACCAGCCTCCACGGTAAAAACTGAGAACAATGGGGGAGTTGTCCGGATAATATGTAACGGTTCTTTCCATGCCATTATGGTCAGGTAATGTGAATTCAGGTGCCCTGTCCCCTTTTTTCAGGCTCTTCTTGCCAGCTCCACGTTCCTTCAGATCCCGTACAGAACGTTCCATTGTTTCCAGGATATCCTGTGGTATTGCTTTGGCTTTTTCCTCATTAAATTTTGCGATTTGTGCTTTTAATCCATCCATGCTACAATCCTCCTATACTTGAATGTTTGTTCAAGTATAGTCATTCTTGAATGTTTATTCAAATTAATTTTGAATAAACATTCAAGAAATCACAGTAAGCGCGGGTAATATTATGGCAAGAACAGCTGAATTTGACAGGGAAGAGGTACTGCAGAAGGCAATGGAGCTTTTCTGGCAGAAAGGCTACTGCAAATGCTCCATGACCTGTCTGGTGGAGGCCACCAGGCTCAAGCCGGGCAGCATTTATGCCGCATTTCGTTCCAAAGAGGGGCTTTTTCTCGAAGCATTGAAATATTACGGCAGTCAGAGTACCCAAAAACTGGACTCCTGTCTGGAAAAGGCCGGCACCCCACTGGAAGGTATTCGATTATTCTTAGAAATGATGGGCAATTCAATCGAAAAAGGTGAAAGACAGTATGGTTGTTTTCTGGTGAATACTATCCTTGAACATCCACCCGAAAATCATACAGTCACCAGGGAGGTGGCCCGGTATCTTGGCGCCATTGAATCCCGCATCCATGGTGCTCTTTCTTCAGCCCGGAAAAGGGGTGAACTTTCCCAGGATAAGAACCCGGAGACACTTGCCAAATTTATAATGGTAAATATCTGGGGTCTTCAGGTCCTCGCAAAAACAAACCCGGAAAGAAAAACTGTGCGGGCTGTACTTGATCAGATATTTGCACATCTTCACGAGGACATGTGATGAAGAAAAACAGATGCAGCTGGTGTGGAGATGATCCACTTTACCGGGAATATCACGACAGGGAATGGGGAGTCCCCCTGCATGATGAAAAGAAGCTGTTTGAGTTTCTCTGTCTTGAGGGTGCCCAGGCAGGTTTGAGTTGGCTGACAATATTGAGGAAAAGGGCTAATTACCTGGAGGCTTTTGATCATTTTGATGTGGAAAAAATGGCAGGATATGATGAAAATAAAATTAAAAGTCTGTTACAGAACAAGGGGATTGTGCGTAACAGATTAAAAATAAATGCGTTTATCAACAATGCCCGCTGCTATCTTGACATGGCGGATAAAGGAGAAACTCTCGATTCCTTTTTCTGGAAATTTGTTGATGGTAAACCGATTCAGAACAGTTGGAAGTCACAGAAGGATGTTCCTGCGACAACTCCTCTTGCCGGAACTATCTGCAGGGAGTTGAAACAACGCGGGTTTCAGTTCGTCGGTGCTACTATCTGTTACGCACATATGCAGGCAACGGGAATGGTTAATGACCATCAGACAGACTGTTTCAGATATCGGGAAATCGCTCAACTGGCCCGTCCTTCCCAGCAGTCCAGGTTCATATGAAAACAAACCATCATTACGTATAATTCCGATGGACATATTAACCCTTACCGGCATTGCCGCAGGCCTGGCCATGGATGCTTTTGCCGTGGCCCTGAGTGCCGGAGTAATGCTTAATCCTCTTACCTTCAGGCAGTTGTTTCGGCTTGGATTCCATTTTGGTCTTTTTCAGGGGCTGATGCCGATTATCGGCTGGCTGGCCGGTATCAGTCTCAGGAAGTTTGTAACCGTTTTTGCCCCATGGATTGCGTTTATCCTGCTCTGTTTTACAGGAGGAAAAATGATCCATGAGGCGTTAACAGGAAATGATAAGCCGGTAAAACGAACCGATCCCACGCGGGGCATGACCATGGTCATGCTGTCCGTGGCCACTTCAATTGATGCGCTGGCTGTGGGTTTTTCCCTGTCGCTCCTCGGGGTTTCTATCTGGACACCGGCCATAACCATAGGGATTATAACTGCAGCACTGACAGTGATCGGTATGCTTCTCGGCAGCAGAATTGGAACTCTGTGGGGAGATCGAATCGAGATCCTCGGTGGGTTTGTGCTGATTGCTATCGGTCTGAAAATATTACTCGGTAGTGTGTAACCTCAATTCTGCAGGCTTCAGGTGCAATCTTTTCAGTTCATTGATAATGAATTCTGCCGGTACTTTTTTTGTGAAGCCACCTGCTTCTTGACTATAGACCCGTCAGCCCAGGCCGAATTCCCTGCGGTCCCTGGCGGCTACTTCCACATCAATACCGTTTATCCGAACAGATGGAGAACCGAGAAATCCGGCCTCTTCAGCCTGGTCGGCATTTTCAATGACCATGGTTTCAACCCCAGCTTCAATCTTTGCCCCGGTCAGGAGATCAGCTACCAGTGTTTCTGTCTGCTGTCTTGATGAACAACCGGGGGCAACGAGGATCTCAATTTTTATTCTGATTGACATGTAACTGGTCACATGATTTGTAACTATGTGTTTTCATTTACCTTGCAGTACTCTTTTTTCAGTTTAACTGAGAGGTTGGCCTATTCCTGCGGCCATCAACCTGGTCTTTTCGGGTCCACGACCGGTGCAGCAGTCAGCAAGTTTTCCGTCTACGGCGACAGCGGGAACAGAATGAACACCCAGTTCTTTTGCACGGCTGATTCCTGGTGCACCATGCATGTCAACCACATTGATATTGCA
The DNA window shown above is from Desulfomarina profundi and carries:
- a CDS encoding GGDEF domain-containing protein translates to MEEKKEKIVILIVDDDELVRMTLSVLVGSMGYHCLVAGDGIEALEVLKSTAIDLVLSDVVMPGMDGLELLAYIKKHHKDTDVIISTGFSEKASYAKVIQAGAIDFIKKPIDQAELEAKLARAVRERNLIRKLERLSRHDDLTGLQNRRSFNERFSYEVERAHRQNYPLILALLDIDNFKEYNDKYGHQAGDEVLIGLGKILMECTRDKVDMCFRLGGDEFALLLPQASPDQGTEIVQRILLSFVEKSYGKTTLSIGLVACRRNMHLDRTQDEKEMIQRADRAMYEAKDSGKNCVVTKI
- a CDS encoding class I SAM-dependent methyltransferase, coding for MVLYSNYYTEHFQEYHDRTFMIDPSSFLSHLTEHLPERATILDVGCGSGRDLCWLSRRGYSVTGFERSPGLARLARENSGCPVIEGDFHDHDFSRLAFDAMLLIASLVHLHPHELPKVLDKLQKGLKPDGLLLITLKEGCGRSTARDGRVFTLWESHNLETVFTRLGMKTVEFSRDISPVCTNDIWLTYLTRPTKQDVSVRGTAYSHGRDCPHSGL
- a CDS encoding oxidoreductase, encoding MESDKIFSPFKIKNFTLKNRTGVAPMTRMSASTDGIPRQDVFEFLVRRAKNGAAIIYTEAILTDYESAQGYPGQARIVTQKQIDAWKPVVRKIQQEGAIAILQMFHCGRMSWPEVNPAGRTVAPSGIAPTQDNPLTQSPYPVPEMMSRFDISHVISGFVETARGAIEAGFDGVEIHGAHGYLISQFLSWYSNGRDDEYGGSTENRFRFFHEVIQAVSKVIPKNRLLMVRVSNWGIADMDVSLFESKEDYQKTISLLSLEPVDAISVSTYEYNQPAFGTDRNMARLTREMTDLPLLICGGIHDRASAENALDDADIILVGKSLLLNPDWIDDVRADRDLKRYTSEEAAVAYTPEPLP
- a CDS encoding peroxiredoxin-like family protein gives rise to the protein MELYALQKSLPEIYEAGAKLVAISPEMPDFSLSTRKKNELTFDVLSDQGNKVAEQFGLVLELPEILRPIYMKMGIDIPKHNGDDQFRIPIPATYIIDTEGKIVYHFVDIDHTQRLEPADIVEVLKTI
- a CDS encoding thioredoxin domain-containing protein; the protein is MDGLKAQIAKFNEEKAKAIPQDILETMERSVRDLKERGAGKKSLKKGDRAPEFTLPDHNGMERTVTYYPDNSPIVLSFYRGGW
- a CDS encoding TetR/AcrR family transcriptional regulator, which gives rise to MARTAEFDREEVLQKAMELFWQKGYCKCSMTCLVEATRLKPGSIYAAFRSKEGLFLEALKYYGSQSTQKLDSCLEKAGTPLEGIRLFLEMMGNSIEKGERQYGCFLVNTILEHPPENHTVTREVARYLGAIESRIHGALSSARKRGELSQDKNPETLAKFIMVNIWGLQVLAKTNPERKTVRAVLDQIFAHLHEDM
- a CDS encoding DNA-3-methyladenine glycosylase I; the protein is MKKNRCSWCGDDPLYREYHDREWGVPLHDEKKLFEFLCLEGAQAGLSWLTILRKRANYLEAFDHFDVEKMAGYDENKIKSLLQNKGIVRNRLKINAFINNARCYLDMADKGETLDSFFWKFVDGKPIQNSWKSQKDVPATTPLAGTICRELKQRGFQFVGATICYAHMQATGMVNDHQTDCFRYREIAQLARPSQQSRFI
- a CDS encoding manganese efflux pump MntP, translated to MDILTLTGIAAGLAMDAFAVALSAGVMLNPLTFRQLFRLGFHFGLFQGLMPIIGWLAGISLRKFVTVFAPWIAFILLCFTGGKMIHEALTGNDKPVKRTDPTRGMTMVMLSVATSIDALAVGFSLSLLGVSIWTPAITIGIITAALTVIGMLLGSRIGTLWGDRIEILGGFVLIAIGLKILLGSV
- a CDS encoding DF family (seleno)protein — translated: MSIRIKIEILVAPGCSSRQQTETLVADLLTGAKIEAGVETMVIENADQAEEAGFLGSPSVRINGIDVEVAARDRREFGLG
- a CDS encoding thioredoxin family protein codes for the protein MTTRKIEIFSAGCPLCKETEELVNALACSSCNINVVDMHGAPGISRAKELGVHSVPAVAVDGKLADCCTGRGPEKTRLMAAGIGQPLS